One part of the Candida albicans SC5314 chromosome R, complete sequence genome encodes these proteins:
- the PGA34 gene encoding Pga34p (Putative GPI-anchored protein; transcript repressed by alpha pheromone in SpiderM medium; induced in oralpharyngeal candidasis; flow model biofilm induced; Spider biofilm induced), giving the protein MKFTSLICSSILLIIPTVMADDASSDTTIINTITITKTLYTPEESSSLLSVQLESEASVASVASAASEAAASAASIASVASEASAASLASELSALAKVTEVKADVINNYNATINSTLSSSTIAPKISSSSSSSSSKKHESITSVITSSTKDNASAAVTTKTGSATSKAGAAAMAGPVPILTNSIFTAGLLALAAVLL; this is encoded by the coding sequence atgaaattcaCCAGTTTAATTTGTTCATCTATTTTATTAATCATTCCTACTGTTATGGCTGATGATGCATCATCTGATACTACTATTATCAATACCATCACCATTACTAAAACTTTGTATACCCCAGAAGAATCAAGTAGTTTACTTTCAGTTCAATTAGAATCAGAAGCTTCCGTTGCCTCTGTTGCTTCCGCTGCTTCAGAAGCAGCCGCTTCAGCCGCTTCAATCGCATCTGTTGCTTCAGAAGCTAGTGCTGCTTCCCTTGCTTCTGAACTTTCTGCTCTTGCAAAAGTTACTGAAGTTAAAGCTGATgtgattaataattataatgcTACTATTAATTCAACTTTGAgttcatcaacaattgcaccaaaaatttcatcatcttcatcatcttcttcttcaaagAAACATGAATCAATTACTAGTGTCATTACTAGTTCTACCAAAGATAATGCTAGTGCTGCTGTGACTACAAAAACTGGATCTGCTACATCTAAAGCTGGAGCAGCTGCAATGGCTGGACCTGTTCCAATTTTGACTAATTCAATATTCACTGCTGGATTACTTGCCCTTGCTGCAGTTTTATTATAA
- the RPD3 gene encoding Rpd3p (Histone deacetylase; regulates frequency of white-to-opaque and opaque-to-white switching; greater expression in white cells than opaque cells; has conserved deacetylation motif), whose amino-acid sequence MYQELPFDELKVDPRKRRVAYFYDQDVGNYFYGTGHCMKPHRIRMAHSLIMNYELYKKMEIYRAQPATNLELTQFHTDEYIDFIDRVTPDNLHLFEREQVIFNVGDDCPVFDGLGEFCKISCGGSMEGAARLNRGQADIAINYAGGLHHAKKSEASGFCYTNDIVLGIIELLRYHPRVLYIDTDVHHGDGVEEAFYTNDRVMTCSFHKFGEFFPGTGNLTDIGIGKGKYHAINIPLRDGIDDASYKSIFEPIITKIMEWYQPSAIVLQCGGDSLSGDRLGPFNLSMRGHANCVNFVRSLGVPMMVLGGGGYTIRNVARTWAFETGVCNGEILPKELPYNGYYEYYAPTYELDVRSANMTNANSKEYLDKILTQVISNLDNTKHTPSVQMNEVPLDMEDLGDVDEDMPDAIDTKGGSQFAKDKLVQADGEFYDDDEKDKGEKNIQENGNVNTNANENGNGNGNVIITEEEQAELDKLNNNV is encoded by the coding sequence atgtatcaagaattaccatttgatgaattaaaagTTGACCCAAGAAAACGAAGAGTAGCTTATTTTTATGATCAAGATGTTggtaattatttttatggAACTGGACATTGTATGAAACCTCATAGAATCAGAATGGCACATTCATTAATTATGAATTatgaattatataaaaaaatggaaatttATCGAGCTCAACCAGCAACAAATTTAGAATTAACACAATTTCATACTGATGAATATATAGATTTTATTGATCGAGTCACACCCGATAATCTACATTTATTTGAACGAGAACAAGTTATATTTAatgttggtgatgattGTCCTGTTTTCGATGGATTAGGAgaattttgtaaaatttcTTGTGGGGGATCAATGGAAGGTGCAGCAAGATTAAATCGAGGTCAAGCTGATATTGCCATTAATTATGCTGGAGGATTACATCatgcaaaaaaatcagAAGCTAGTGGATTTTGTTATACTAATGATATTGTATTGGGGATTATAGAATTATTACGATATCACCCCAGAGTATTATATATTGATACTGATGTTCATCATGGTGATGGAGTTGAAGAAGCATTTTATACTAATGATCGAGTAATGACTTGTTCATTTCATAAATTTGGTGAATTTTTCCCTGGAACAGGGAATTTAACTGATATTGGTATTGGTAAGGGGAAATATCATGCCATTAATATTCCACTTCGAGATGGTATCGATGATGCCTcttataaatcaatatttgaacCTATAATAACGAAAATTATGGAATGGTATCAACCATCAGCCATTGTTTTACAATGTGGAGGGGATTCTTTAAGTGGTGATCGATTAGGAccatttaatttatcaatgaGAGGTCATGCCAATTGTGTCAATTTTGTTAGATCTTTAGGAGTGCCCATGATGGTAttaggtggtggtggttatACCATTAGAAATGTTGCGAGAACATGGGCATTTGAAACTGGGGTTTGTAATGGAGAAATCTTACCTAAAGAACTACCTTATAATGGATATTATGAATATTATGCTCCCACATATGAATTGGATGTACGATCAGCTAATATGACTAATGCCAATTCCAAAGAATATTTGGATAAAATATTGACTCAAGTGATATCTAATCTTGATAATACAAAACATACACCATCAGTACAAATGAATGAAGTGCCATTAGATATGGAAGATTTAGGTGATGTAGATGAAGATATGCCTGATGCTATAGATACAAAAGGTGGATCACAATTTGCTAAAGATAAATTAGTTCAAGCTGATGGAGAGTtttatgatgatgatgaaaaagataagGGTGAAAAGAATATCCAAGAAAATGGGAACGTGAATACTAATGCTAATGAGAATGGGAATGGGAATGGGAATGTGATTATAACGGAGGAAGAACAAGCTGAAttagataaattaaataataatgtgtGA
- a CDS encoding E1 ubiquitin-activating protein (Ortholog(s) have SUMO activating enzyme activity, role in protein sumoylation and SUMO activating enzyme complex, cytosol localization) codes for MSEQLSADEIALYDRQIRLWGTSTQLKLRSTKILVINLGAIGSEIVKNLVLGGINTIEILDNSTIQPQDFAAQFFLPNNDAKVNENGDGGSGDESSYIGQLKLPLVIEKIRELNNRVNLSINTDMTIDQLNGDYLKKFDLIIATEINNKQEIFQLNKLTRDLNIPMYLTGMHGLFGYIITDLIEHESIVTKPKGNVSRQSGVQLSPNKTIINVTTHSSSSSSTTTTTTTTTTNDNEGSGSGKNELITIKDQFVPIESIFVSKKLPTQLTKKQLTKKLSPVLPLIFTLFEIERPTIDKNTEPDLPSIDIELLKQKSLEICHKFEIPQEIITEQYYEMFSRCAFTEFAPISAIVGGTVAQDVIQYLSGKESPINNVLILDSITSEMPIYSL; via the coding sequence ATGTCAGAACAATTATCAGCAGATGAAATTGCTCTTTATGATAGACAAATTAGATTATGGGGTACATCAACCCAATTGAAATTACGTTCAACAAAGATACTAGTTATTAATTTAGGTGCCATTGGAAgtgaaattgttaaaaattTAGTATTAGGAGGGATTAATACTATTGAAATATTAGATAATTCAACGATTCAACCTCAAGATTTTGCTgcacaattttttttacccaATAATGATGCAAAAGttaatgaaaatggtgATGGAGGTAGTGGAGATGAGAGTTCATATATTGGACAATTAAAATTACCATTagtcattgaaaaaatacgagaattgaataatcgagtcaatttatcaattaacaCCGATATgacaattgatcaattaaatggcgattatttaaaaaaatttgatttaattattgCCACggaaattaataataaacaagaaatattccaattgaataaattgacTCGAGATTTAAATATTCCAATGTATTTAACAGGGATGCATGGATTATTTGGTTATATTATTactgatttgattgaacatgaatcaattgttaCTAAACCAAAAGGTAATGTTTCTCGGCAATCAGGGGTTCAATTATCACCCAATAAAACTATTATTAATGTTACCACTcatagtagtagtagtagtagcaccaccaccaccacaaccacaaccacaaccaatGACAATGAGGGTAGTGGTTCTGggaaaaatgaattaataacaataaaagaTCAATTTGTACCTATAGAATCGatatttgtttcaaaaaaattaccaaCTCAATTGActaaaaaacaattgaccAAAAAACTATCACCAGTTTTACCATTAATATTTACATTATTTGAGATTGAACGTCCcacaattgataaaaatacCGAGCCAGACTTGCCATCgattgatattgaattattgaaacaaaaatctCTTGAAATTTGtcataaatttgaaatccCTCAAGAGATTATCACTGAACAATATTATGAAATGTTTAGTCGATGTGCTTTTACTGAATTTGCCCCAATTTCAGCTATAGTGGGAGGAACAGTAGCACAAGATGTGATACAATATTTGAGTGGGAAAGAAAGTCCTATTAATAATGTATTGATATTAGATTCAATAACCCTGGAAATGCCAATTTATCTGCTCTAG
- a CDS encoding uncharacterized protein (Protein with similarity to carbonic anhydrases) — protein MSIAQEFEKANTHYSSNFTKRDLPLPPARKVAVVICMDARIDPAASLGLTEGDAHVIRNAGGRASDALRSVIISQRLLGTREIVVVHHTDCGMLTFSDNDLRGIVAKETGHNVDHFAFLPFGDLEKSVKDDVEFFKRNPLVLDVPVTGYIYDVKSGAINKVDS, from the coding sequence ATGTCAATTGctcaagaatttgaaaaagcCAACACACATTATTCCTCCAATTTCACTAAAAGAGATTTACCACTTCCACCAGCTAGAAAAGTAGCCGTGGTCATATGTATGGATGCAAGAATTGATCCTGCAGCATCACTTGGATTAACTGAAGGTGATGCTCATGTGATTCGTAATGCTGGAGGTAGAGCTAGTGATGCATTAAGAAGTGTTATTATATCTCAAAGATTATTGGGAACAAgagaaattgttgttgttcatcATACTGATTGTGGTATGTTGACATTTtctgataatgatttaagAGGAATTGTTGCCAAAGAAACAGGTCATAATGTTGATCATTTTGCCTTTTTACCATTTGGTGATTTAGAAAAAAGTGTTAAAGATGACGTCGAATTTTTCAAGAGAAACCCTTTGGTATTGGATGTTCCTGTAACTGGATATATTTATGATGTGAAATCCGGTGCGATTAATAAAGTTGATTCATAG
- the ALG5 gene encoding dolichyl-phosphate beta-glucosyltransferase (Putative glucosyltransferase involved in cell wall mannan biosynthesis; possibly an essential gene, disruptants not obtained by UAU1 method): MIYYILAFFIFISLLIYATVIFFSHKPRKPFPSELTYKTNDSTDKSHPLPPRINTNSKFQDDGIDISLVIPCYNETQRLGKMLNEAIEYLEKNHQSKYEIIVVDDGSSDGTDEYALQKANEFKLPSHIMRVVQLKQNRGKGGAVTHGLLHSRGKYVLFADADGATSFPDVAKLVNYLANANGQPSIAIGSRAHMVNTDAVVKRSFIRNFLMYGLHALVFVFGIRDVRDTQCGFKMFNFEAVKNIFPHMHTERWIFDVEVLLLGEIQKFNMKELPVNWQEIDGSKVDLARDSIAMAIDLVVTRLAYLLGVYKLDECGRINKKEQ; the protein is encoded by the coding sequence ATGATATATTATATTCTAgcatttttcatatttataagtttattaatttatgcAACtgttatatttttcagtCATAAACCTCGAAAACCGTTCCCATCAGAATTAACTTATAAAACCAATGATTCCACTGATAAATCACATCCATTACCACCGAGAATAAATACTAATAGTAAATTCCAAGATGATGGAATTGATATAAGTTTAGTAATTCCTTGTTATAATGAAACTCAAAGATTAGGGAAAATGTTAAATGAAGCCATTGAATATCTTGAGaaaaatcatcaatcaaaatatgaaatcattgttgttgatgatggaTCATCTGATGGTACTGATGAATATGCATTGCAGAAAGCCAATGAGTTTAAATTACCGTCTCATATAATGAGAGTAgttcaattgaaacaaaatagAGGTAAAGGAGGAGCTGTCACTCATGGATTATTACATTCTCGTGGGAAATATGTATTATTTGCTGATGCTGATGGTGCTACTCTGTTCCCAGATGTAGCCAAATTAGTTAATTATCTTGCCAATGCCAATGGCCAGCCATCAATTGCCATTGGATCAAGAGCGCATATGGTTAATACTGATGCTGTAGTTAAACGATCATTTATtagaaattttttaatgTATGGACTTCATGCATTAGTGTTTGTGTTTGGTATTAGAGATGTTAGAGATACTCAATGTGGTTTCAAAatgtttaattttgaagcagtgaaaaatatattccCTCATATGCATACTGAAAGATGGATTTTCGATGTtgaagtattattattaggagaaattcaaaaattcaatatgAAAGAATTGCCAGTTAATTGGcaagaaattgatggaTCAAAAGTTGATTTGGCTAGAGATTCAATTGCCATGGCAATTGATTTGGTGGTTACTCGATTGGCATATCTTTTAGGAGTATATAAATTGGATGAATGTGGACGAATTAACAAGAAGGAACAATAA
- a CDS encoding uncharacterized protein (Protein of unknown function; mutation confers hypersensitivity to amphotericin B; flow model biofilm induced): MAVELINWQFRQISNHAESPLIPNQWYDTKNFTSHQIHTDLLEANIIPDPFIDDNEIHVQWISELNWQYRCIFDAPGNSNSNASLILEGIDTFANIKLNNKTILTTDNYFHKHVIPIIMNDNNELVITFNSSLRIGQELEQEHGKLPVWNGDSSRVYVRKPQFQYGWDWGPNLNTCGFESIKLITDEDYVKDFFIGYNLNQELDIAELSIEIEYLFDKSPENIEIEIKDDTGIVVDRIVPTIPVTNYNITNVKLWYPINQGKQSLYQFSLIINGICKTTQKVGFRKIELVQVNDKYGKSFYFKINNIPIQIWGTNWIPAHSFQSRLTKLDYQQWINLIIHGGYNLIRIWGGGQYEKDILYSLCDEAGILIWQDFMFACGIYPETIIESVTQEVEDQLIRLRQHCSIIIYAGNNEDYQIAESINLDTNNSTQFPAKNIYEYIIPDKINKLCNFTPYHYGSPYSDTSHKSSDPTIGDLHQWNVWHGTHEPYQNWPELSGRFVSEFGMLSIPSLQTLTKYINESQLSINSTLLNFHTKAAGGIENLDNYLWDNFLKPESLDISHYIYLTQLLQSEAMSLAYRYWRRNWENYKTGGIIMWQLNDCWPSISWSAIDFLKIPKLVYYGVKREIQQVGIACRRYQIKQQTYKQQNVFEVKNCLDIWGFGEFLDIGVKIEFYTEYGDLYFFKSIKNLVFLNNQVNMVAEKLCFDNINDNTIIYLKLIENDKIIARSSDWPQPLKKLPWNKLSTNLTIEYLGQGDFQISTTKPVKRLELYFDYTHNYLFDDNGIDLFPDDPQIIHINNFDELDVEKIRYRHLGSI; encoded by the coding sequence ATGGCTGTGGAGCTAATTAATTGGCAATTTCGTCAAATATCCAATCATGCAGAATCACCATTAATTCCAAACCAATGGTACGACACCAAGAATTTTACATCACATCAAATACACACTGATCTTTTAGAGGCAAACATTATACCTGATCCATTTATcgatgataatgaaatcCACGTACAATGGATTAGTGAATTAAATTGGCAATATCGATGTATATTTGATGCACCAGGAAACTCTAATAGTAATGCCAGTTTGATATTAGAAGGTATTGATACATTTGCCAATATCAAACTAAACAACAAGACTATTTTAACTACCgataattattttcatAAACATGTTATACCCATTATAAtgaatgataataatgagTTAGTAATTACATTTAATAGTAGTTTAAGGATTGGTCAAGAGTTAGAACAAGAACATGGTAAATTACCAGTTTGGAATGGTGATAGTTCACGAGTTTATGTTCGGAAAccacaatttcaatatgGATGGGATTGGGGTCCTAATTTGAATACATGTGGATTTGAATctattaaattgattacaGATGAAGATTATGTTAAAGATTTTTTCATAGGatataatttaaatcaagAACTAGATATTGctgaattatcaattgagattgaatatttatttgaCAAAAGTCCAGAAAATatagaaattgaaataaagGATGACACAggtattgttgttgatcgTATTGTGCCAACTATTCCTGTAACTAATTACAACATTACTAATGTCAAATTATGGTATCCTATAAATCAGGGGAAACAACTGCTTTACCAGTTTTctttaattattaatggAATTTGCAAGACTACACAGAAAGTAGGGTTTAGGAAAATAGAATTAGTTCAAGTGAATGATAAATATGGTAAATcgttttattttaaaatcaacaatatacCAATACAAATTTGGGGGACAAATTGGATACCAGCTCATTCCTTCCAATCTCGATTAACCAAATTAGATTATCAACAATGgatcaatttaataattcatgGTGGGTATAATTTAATTAGAATTTGGGGTGGTGGTCAATACGAAAAAGatattttatattcattATGTGATGAAGCTGGCATTTTAATCTGGCAAGATTTTATGTTTGCTTGTGGGATTTATCCCGAAACCATTATAGAATCCGTAACCCAAGAAGTTGaagatcaattaattaGATTAAGACAACATTGttcaattataatttatgctggtaataatgaagattatcaaattgCCGAACTGATAAATCTTGATACCAATAATTCCACTCAATTCCCAGCAAAAAATATCTATGAATATATAATACCTGATAAGATCAATAAATTGTGTAATTTTACACCGTACCATTATGGATCTCCTTATTCTGACACTTCACACAAATCTTCAGATCCAACAATAGGAGATTTACATCAATGGAATGTTTGGCATGGTACTCATGAACCATACCAAAATTGGCCAGAATTATCTGGTAGGTTTGTATCTGAATTTGGAATGCTTTCAATTCCTTCTTTGCAAACATTGACAAAATATATCAATGAATcacaattatcaataaattcaacCTTATTAAATTTCCATACTAAAGCTGCTGGCGGcattgaaaatttggatAATTATTTATGGGATAATTTCCTTAAACCGGAATCACTAGATATTTctcattatatttatttgacACAATTACTTCAATCTGAGGCAATGTCTTTAGCTTATCGCTATTGGAGACGGAATTGGgaaaattataaaacaGGTGGAATAATTATGTGGCAATTAAATGATTGTTGGCCAAGTATATCGTGGTCCgctattgattttttaaaaattccTAAATTGGTATATTATGGTGTAAAGAGAGAAATTCAACAAGTTGGGATAGCTTGTAGAAGGtatcaaattaaacaacaaacttataaacaacaaaatgtATTTGAagttaaaaattgtttagATATTTGGGGATTTGGTGAATTTTTGGATATTGGTGTTAAAATTGAGTTTTATACTGAATATGGAGACttgtattttttcaaatcaatcaagaATTTGGTTTTCCTTAACAATCAAGTGAATATGGTTGCTGAAAAGCTTTGTTTTGATAACATAAACGATAATACTATTATctatttgaaattaattgaaaatgacaAAATTATAGCTCGATCTAGTGATTGGCCCCAACCGTTGAAGAAATTACCATGGAATAAGTTGTCGACAAATTTAACAATAGAATATCTTGGACAAGGAGATTTCCAAATATCCACGACCAAACCTGTTAAGAGACTTGAATTGTATTTTGATTACACTCATAATTACCtatttgatgataatggaattgatttattcCCAGATGATCCTCAAATTATAcatatcaataattttgatgaacttgatgttgaaaaaatacGATATAGACATTTAGGAAGTATATAA
- the CIRT4B gene encoding Cirt4bp (Cirt family transposase; transcript repressed in an azole-resistant strain that overexpresses CDR1 and CDR2; Hap43-repressed; flow model biofilm induced) has translation MPRQQIKKQEVDEVAMQAAIDDIKSGKISSFRKASQKYGLCATTLRNRMNGVPSRSIAHANEQLFSPLQEDSIAQWILDSEREGTPRTRKDVIEFAGLIAAQEDKPTIHVSDNWFERFKKRHPEIHTVDKKLVSSQTMKSTSRKQAEKFFKNFKQLINENNINHDNVFRVDSTTYIMGKGNSSEMVIPGDDNKVYVQSFEGYDSCTVIEAVSMTGNISPIGIVFSGADLRTKWINDGSPHWYYTATTSGSVSCQIMYSWLNEVFTPYLEQKKSEDEKCLLIMDKDYGTTNTRFQNSCESSGVVPLYLPPCCPHLLSPVDIQTLPRIVSPEYKSKLQELDKKFGFAPVKQRFFLSGYFKARQQLNMTPEEIVDRWAFTGMYPNNIRKVVSLSQDVVAKLKNGAEKTRKGERRRADANKSEENETLSTNDSDDDEVISAEMTKSEIIERSQRNLERRKKQIDRLLVQVAELEFEKNRLRSEVLLQQQLQQGNLTEAEVAKYLEDEDFLEKYALGELFVEKRNNLQDNNENHQQQSEGVLSDVTNITRKRKHSKIDDS, from the coding sequence ATGCCTCGCCAGCAAATAAAAAAGCAAGAAGTAGATGAGGTTGCAATGCAAGCAGCCATTGACGATATTAAAAGTGGTAAAATATCTTCTTTTCGAAAGGCATCCCAAAAGTATGGTCTTTGTGCGACAACATTAAGGAATCGAATGAATGGAGTTCCATCAAGGAGCATTGCCCATGCAAATGAACAACTCTTCAGTCCATTACAAGAAGATTCAATTGCTCAATGGATTCTTGATTCTGAACGTGAAGGAACCCCGAGAACTCGTAAAGATGTGATTGAATTTGCTGGATTAATAGCTGCGCAAGAAGATAAGCCAACAATACATGTCAGTGATAATTGGTTTGAAAGGTTTAAAAAGAGACATCCGGAAATTCATACAGTCGATAAAAAATTAGTATCGAGTCAGACTATGAAATCAACTAGTCGTAAACAAGCagagaaatttttcaagaatttcaaGCAGTTgataaatgaaaacaatattaATCATGATAATGTGTTTCGAGTTGATTCCACAACCTATATTATGGGTAAAGGTAATAGTTCAGAAATGGTTATACCTGGTGATGACAACAAGGTCTATGTTCAATCATTTGAAGGTTATGATAGTTGTACAGTGATTGAAGCCGTTAGTATGACAGGTAATATTTCGCCCATAGGGATTGTTTTCAGTGGAGCGGATTTAAGAACAAAATGGATTAATGATGGTTCGCCACATTGGTATTATACTGCAACTACTAGTGGATCTGTATCTTGTCAAATTATGTACAGTTGGTTGAATGAAGTTTTCACTCCATATCTAGAGCAAAAGAAATCTGAAGACGAGAAATGTTTACTTATTATGGACAAAGATTATGGTACTACTAATACAAGATTTCAGAATTCTTGTGAACTGAGTGGTGTTGTTCCCTTATATTTACCCCCTTGTTGTCCTCACTTATTGTCCCCAGTTGATATTCAAACGCTTCCGAGAATAGTATCACCAGAgtataaatcaaaattacaagaattggataaaaaatttggatttgcACCAGTTAAACAGAGATTTTTCTTATCAGGATATTTCAAAGCAagacaacaattgaatatgactccagaagaaattgttgatcGTTGGGCTTTTACCGGGATGTATCCGAATAATATCCGTAAAGTTGTTAGTTTATCACAGGATGTGGTTGCAAAACTCAAGAATGGAGCtgaaaaaacaagaaaaggggaaagaagaagagcTGATGCCAATAAGTCTGAAGAGAATGAGACCTTGTCAACTAATGACAGTGATGACGATGAGGTTATAAGTGCAGAAATGACCAAATctgaaattattgaaagatCACAAAGGAACCTAGAGAGACGAAAAAAGCAAATAGATAGATTGTTAGTGCAGGTTGCAGAATTGGAGTTTGAAAAGAATCGTTTAAGGCTGGAAGTTCTATTACAACAGCAACTACAACAGGGGAATCTTACTGAAGCAGAAGTAGCCAAATATTTGGAAGATGAAGACTTTTTGGAGAAGTATGCCCTAGGtgaattatttgttgaaaagaGAAACAATTTACAAGACAATAACGagaatcatcaacaacaactggaGGGCGTGTTGAGTGATGTTACTAATATTACACGTAAGAGGAAACATTCTAAAATCGATGATAGTTGA